Proteins from one Chroococcidiopsis sp. CCMEE 29 genomic window:
- a CDS encoding class I SAM-dependent methyltransferase: MSAYDLIGKSYSKSRLPDPRIVDSLLNLLQVKKGSMIADIGAGTGGYSRALAEQGFILYAVEPSMVMRAQATPHPQVQWFTGYAENLPLATSSVDAVVSILAIHHFSNLEQAVREMNRVARTGPLIFLTFDPRLGEKFCLNDYFPFIWEEAEDIFPPLNNIAALIQANTQRTVEAATLMLPPDLSDMFLAAGWRRPEIYLNPEVRAGISALALADASLVEKGVKLLEEDLINGRWEAKYGEIQKLKEINAGYRFLCAKSDR, encoded by the coding sequence ATGTCTGCCTATGATTTGATTGGTAAATCCTACTCAAAATCCCGCCTTCCCGATCCTCGAATAGTGGATTCCCTGCTGAATCTACTACAAGTAAAAAAGGGAAGTATGATCGCTGATATTGGAGCTGGCACGGGAGGCTACAGCAGGGCGCTGGCAGAGCAAGGATTTATCCTTTATGCGGTAGAACCTTCAATGGTGATGAGAGCGCAAGCAACGCCACATCCACAAGTGCAATGGTTTACCGGATATGCAGAGAATCTTCCCTTAGCAACTTCATCTGTGGATGCAGTAGTCAGCATTTTAGCCATTCATCATTTCTCTAACCTTGAACAAGCAGTCAGAGAAATGAACCGAGTTGCTAGAACAGGACCACTTATTTTTCTCACCTTTGATCCTAGGCTTGGTGAGAAATTTTGCCTTAATGATTACTTTCCCTTCATTTGGGAAGAAGCAGAAGACATTTTCCCACCCCTAAATAATATCGCGGCGTTAATCCAAGCTAATACTCAGAGGACGGTCGAGGCAGCTACTTTAATGTTACCACCTGATTTATCAGATATGTTTCTCGCAGCAGGTTGGAGACGACCAGAGATATATTTAAATCCCGAAGTTCGCGCTGGAATATCAGCTTTGGCTTTAGCTGATGCCAGCCTAGTTGAGAAGGGAGTGAAGCTGCTCGAAGAAGATTTAATCAACGGAAGATGGGAAGCAAAGTA